Proteins from a single region of Arctopsyche grandis isolate Sample6627 chromosome 1, ASM5162203v2, whole genome shotgun sequence:
- the LOC143915064 gene encoding uncharacterized protein LOC143915064, with amino-acid sequence MKCRLCLRSAPDESFVNIYDESNSILQYIQSCCQLDMERYDGLPDAICSSCVYSLKLINNFKIICIKNNESARLQLAECSGVKMKKVILDDSWEGDNFDTNTLNKESDARQFNDLDKSSDTYDEDDGKHSQVDETHIGTDQITEKIEITPTVFSVTESLDIELQITPHRCDICLKYFKTKRILKQHISIHTSEKRHKCETCSKSFFKRSNLINHIRIHNGEKPYKCERCSKCFVTTSSLNKHMKLHTGEKPHKCEICSKSFVAKGILKYHIKSHTGEKPHECKICSKSFITQSNLKQHVMYHTGEKPHKCNVCSKCFVTTSNLKQHMKIAHKSNTSH; translated from the exons ATGAAGTGTAGACTTTGTCTTCGTTCTGCGCCAGATGAATCCTTCGTCAATATCTATGACGAATCAAATtccatattacaatatattcagAGCTGCTGTCAGCTGGAT ATGGAGAGGTACGATGGACTGCCTGATGCTATATGTTCTTCGTGTGTATATAGCCTGAAATTGATCAACAACTTCAAGATAatctgtattaaaaataatgaatctgcTAGACTTCAACTAGCTGAATGTTCAGGCGTCAAGATGAAGAAAGTTATATTAGACGACTCTTGGGAGGGTGATAATTTTGATACTAACACCCTTAATAAAGAAAGTGATGCAAGACAATTCAACGATTTAGACAAAAGTTCGGATACATATGATGAAGATGATGGGAAACATTCACAg GTGGATGAAACACATATTGGCACTGATCAAATCactgaaaaaattgaaatcactCCGACAGTATTTTCAGTGACGGAAAGTTTAGATATTGAACTTCAAATAACACCTCACAGATGTGATAtctgtttaaaatatttcaagacAAAAAGGATTTTAAAACAACATATAAGTATTCACACTAGTGAAAAACGTCACAAATGCGAGACGTGCTCAAAGAGTTTTTTTAAAAGAAGCAATCTAATAAATCACATTAGGATTCACAATGGGGAAAAGCCGTACAAATGTGAAAGGTGTTCAAAATGCTTCGTCACTACAAGCAGTTTGAACAAACATATGAAACttcacactggggaaaagccacacaaatgtgaaatctgTTCCAAATCGTTCGTGGCAAAGGgcattttaaaatatcacatCAAGAGTCACACTGGAGAAAAGCCACACGAGTGTAAGATATGTTCGAAAAGTTTCATAACCCAGAGTAATTTAAAACAGCATGTGATGTATCACACTGgagaaaagccacacaaatgtaatgTCTGTTCGAAATGTTTCGTGACAACAAGCAATCTAAAACAACATATGAAAATAGCGCACAAATCGAACACTTCACACTGA